DNA from Larimichthys crocea isolate SSNF chromosome XIII, L_crocea_2.0, whole genome shotgun sequence:
TCGTACTGAATTGCCTTTCCTCCTCTGGATACTGAGGTGTGAGTCCCATTGAAACAGCAGTTTGGCCAatctgagaaaagaaaagtgcacCACCAGTCACAGAATACACAAGCAGGTGTTTTTCTAAAATCATTCATTTGATGATGTATGGATTCTATAAACTTGACTATTGTTAGCTCTCCCTCACTGCCTGTACATGTAGGTGGCAAGTGTGCGTGACACAGTCAGTCATCTGATCTGTACATGGATGTGGCCTGAAGGCAAGATGCATAAAGAATAAGGCAAACTAAAACAGAGCAGGAAGTAGGGCAACAGTcttaaacacaataacaaagacTCATGGACACAATAACCACAGTGTGATGCATTGTACAGCTAGAGGTTAACCTATTTCTGACTCACAGAAGCGGTCTTTAAAAATGATATTGCATATAGGAGATAAAACTACATTTGTACCTATGATAGGTTAAAAAGAAATTGCCCAGCAGTAGTAGTACCTGTATTCATTGTAGCAATCACTTCGAAGGAAAAAGGGCAATCTTTCTTTCATGATCCACTGAATTCCTTGCTCTCTGTCCAGACACTGCAAATGTCAGGGAGACAGATTGCCAAAGTTAACCCTTTAAGACTAGACTACACATTTCTGCTCATCTTCAAAACCAGATATATCCAACTATTACTCTCCACATTAAGGAATTTTTCACTACTTACACAGATAGTGTAGTGATTATCTACTGGAGGGGTTCTGGTAAGCGCTTTAGGGTCACCAGTGAGTTGTGATTTGCTGCGGCTCAGAACTGATCTGATTCTTCTAGAAACTAACTCAGCTGCCCCACTCGCCACCTCAAACAGCCCAGTCTCCTGATTGTACAGCAAAGACTCTGGGAAAGACTGGAAAAAAGATGTCAGGGTATAAGAAGGGTTTCAGAGTTTTGTTCCGCAACATCTATGCATTAGGACTACTTTACCGGAAGACTCAAGAAATCATTGAAGAAGTGAGCCAATACATCATCAGAGGCTAGAGACTTCTCCTGCGTGGATACAAAACATTACTGTAAGGCTAAACCCAAACcactgttttaaaaagttatgAAATGTTAGTTTGTACTCACAAAACTGCCAGCTGTAAGATGGGGAAACTCttaacacagaaagaaaagcattgTTACCAAAACACCAGTTCCAAAATCTCCCCAAAATGTAAAAGGTACTGCCCTTACCTGTTGAGATGACTCCACACATTGTTCACTTAAAAAATACAACTGTATAATTTCAAACTGCCTGCCTAGAGAGTAAAGTTAGGCAGTCACATCTGAGCGCTCGGCAGCCACCAACCTCTCAGTGTAATTACATACACACTGCAGGTTGCTATGGAAGTGGACTCATTTTCAAAACACAGAGGGTGGTAAAAGTTTAACTAGAGAAGAccagacagaaacaaatacaagtttgtttcctgttgcagTTTGAGGCCCAAAAATGActtaatttttaatatttcacagaaCTGACATTACTGTTACTAAGATTACTTTCATATAGCAAAAAGGTTAAATGAGAGAATGACATTGTTGACAACCACTAGACCACCACTAGATGGAGCCAAACACTGACAAATAATTCTGTATGGATCACAACAAAGACTTTGCCCCAAAATGACTGTagccaaaagaaaagaaaattcacacacgtaaaaaaatcaaatttattttaaaactgctCTGAAAATACATTGGTAAAAGTTGAAAATCTCAGATATTCCAAAAAACTATGTACAGTTGATCAGTGTATGGAAAAGTACATCAATAGCAAAAATTCAATCATTGCACTGCCGCTGAGATTTCCTTCACattcataattaaaaacaagtaagaactgcattgaaaaaaaagaggaaaaatacagtacataagACAGGCACAAAGACACATTGATAAGTACAGAAGTTGCTCTCATGTACTGGCTACATATCGGTTTCCTTGTAACTAAACCTGGTCTTTACCAGGAAAAAATGCTAAAGTGGTATCGAAAACAGGAACACTTTCTGCTCATAGTCGCCTAACATTTCGCTTGCTTTGAGCGCTTCCTGGAAGAAGTATATCCTTCTTGCGACGGCTTACAGACTGGCTCCCACATTCTCTGGAGCCATGGAAAGCACATAAACAGGCTGTGCAAAATTGAAAACCACAATCAGCTCTGCTGCACACTCCCTCCCCTTTCACTGAGTGACACCTTGCAGGATGCTCACATCGAGGGCAAGGCTTGAGGCACTCATCATTGAAGAGGGTTTTGGCAAcctgagaaggaaaaaaaatatttgaaatgactAACAGTAAATGTCTGTGAACTTCCCTGAGCACAAATCCCACCCAAAAGAACAACAATCagttcatatttatattaaaaaataaaataagggaAGTTCAGTTTAATGGTTTTAAAACTCACTTCAAGAAATTTTTCACGTTtgccgctgctgctgcgctGTAATGAGGTTAAAGTGCTATTTCCTGACTGCGGGGTGCAGTAGCTGGAGGTCCTAGACTGGGCCTGAACAGTCTTGAGGGCCGACCTCTTTGACAGAGTAAGTCTGGTTTCAGCATCGGGGACATGGACAGCACCACCAAGCTATAAGACAACAGCACAAAGTTAGACGATAATTTCAACTAACACTGACAAGCTAGATGACAGAGGGACAGTCTTCAAATTTCCCATCACAGCCACCCAACTATTcaaattgaaatatttgaagCTTAATCCATGTTTATTCCttttgtgttgtatgtgtgtttgcagataGAACGAGGCAGACGACAACACCCACAGTGgcttattttaaaaacagccacATATTGATAGGACACCAATTTGTGATTGGTCAGTCATTAGCAATAGTGGCTAATATGGCAAGCCTCCTACCTCAAGAGCAGCCTCCACTTCACTCAGATGGGCTGTTCTCTTAAAACGAGCTCGCTTGTCCTGTTGGATGATTTCATTCCAGCTCTTGCACACCTGACCAcacctgtcaaacaaacaaatacacgcATGAGACCAACAttgtattctattttttttcaatcctCATTCCACTTAACTGTGTTCTTGACTGTTCATAATGATTGACTTTGGTGTAAGCCAAGCATCCATGATATGCTGTATGAATTCTACAGGATTCTCTACagtttattcatatattcaatGAATCATTATCAGTTAAATGAATGACAAATTAGAGTGATCTGAAAGTAAATTAGTATCTGAGCAATAATATATGAACTCCTCACCTATAGATGCTCTCAGGGGCCAGATGACTGAGTATGAAAGCCAGGATGTGCCTAAGAttcctcttcttcagctctgtGAGTATGTCCACCTTCCCTAGACCCATCTTCCTGCCGATCAGCCCAGCTAGGGGCATGGTGGTCCTGAATGCTACTGGGGTCTCAGTCAGTGCTGCTGTGGACTTGAGCTGCTCCTTCAGGCTTGGACTTTGACCAACAAACATCTGGGCTTTCTGCTGGCACATAGCATGAACTAGCTGCAAAGCTGGAGTCAGCGAGAGATTCACTGGGGTTGTCCTGAGAGGAGTTACATCTGGATTACCCGGAGCAGTGCCAAAAGGTGTCATGTTTTCTGGCTTGGTTGTAGTCGCTCTTAGTGGGGTGGCATAATCTTGTTTTGTGGAGGCAAAACTATCAGATGTCATGCTATTACCACATCTAAAAGAAAGGCCACTATGAGGAGTGGCACTGTCAACAAAAACCTCATCTTCTTTGGAATGGCTGTGGCACTGATGAAGATGGACATGCTTTCTGTCTGTTGGGTCTTCCTCAGACTGAGAGCCCCCTTCTTTAAGTGTAGAAAGCCTGTGCTGTCGCTGCAAACGGGAATGCCACTTTGTCTCTGGCAGATTTGGGGTTTCACTGTTTCCTCTGGAAACAGAGAGCAACAGCTCCTGGAATGAGCCATCATGGTCTACTGAGGAGTCTTGGGACTTATCAAGGGTCAGGGAACCAAAACCACTGTCTTGAGACACGGACCTGTTCCGGGGTTAGAAGGTGGTTAATACAGGCTGGTTTTATTATATTCAACTGGgtaaaggtgaaataaaattttaaaaaagtcataaaagGTGTCAGAAAGTAGCACATACCTGATGTATTTGGGTGTATGTGTGGATGATGGTGTGCACAAGACACTTGAGCTGTCATACAGGTTCTTTCTCACACCACTGATTGGTGATTGAGAGTTTTCCTTAGAAGAGCCAGGGAGGAACTTGCTAAAGCACGGAGTCTCAACAGTAACTTGATCAGAAGCAGAAATGCTCTCGCTGAAATCTGCATCTGAGAGTGAGCCTCTTCTCTCGAAAGTGGAGAGACAACCAGAGTTGAGTTTACCGTCTTCAAGAGTGGAGGTCCTCACCTGCATGAAGAAGAGACGGCGCTTCCTACCAGATAGTGGCAGATCCTGCTGCAATTTTAAAGTGCTTGATGCCAAAGCTCCCGTCACAGTGTCCAGAGAGTCAAACGATGCACTGAGCCAGATGGAGGATTCAGTCTTTCTGGTGCATGGTGATCTTGTGTTGTCATTTTTGACAGCTGTGGTGGGTCTGCACATTTGAAGTCTGTGTCGCAACGAGGAATCTCTTTTAGGAGTTTCACACCAGCTAACTGCTGATGGCCGCTGCACTCCCCTGGAGTCCTTGCTCAAAAATCTGACTGGTCCCCTGGTCCGTTCTTTAGGAGTGACTGAAAGCCTGAGGTTTTCTTTAGGCGTTTCATTGAATTCCACTGGAGACAAAGACCTACAGGAGTCAGCTCCACTACTACTCTGTGGGCTGTGAAATAAACCCGAGTAACCACTGTCGGAGCAGTCATCATAACAGTGCTCTTGGCCTTTGCAGCTCTCATGGTAGAGGTTTGATTCAGGAGTGCACtgcattttcctcctcctgtgtgcACCTTTATGTCCCAGACACAGTATTCAGCAGAACAGACCTGtaggaaacaaaaaatatgaagtcAAATGACTCAAGAACACTCAGTCAAGTAAGAGTGATACACAAGACAAAGCTAAACTAGCATAAATGTTGACCGTTTGCAATTATTTTTAAGTAGGTGTCGTCATGTTGGACTCACTTTGTGATAGGAGATTAGCCAAGTGATATAAGGATGTTGTTTCAGTCGTTTTCAGCGTAAATATTGTAGTTTGTGgcacaaactgtcaaacaacGTGAGCTGGTTCAACCCGGACAAACATTCTCAGCTGTTTCATCAGCGTTGCTATGTGAGCGCGTGCTGTCGATTTAAATCCCCCGTCGCGTGCTCTCTGTGATGCCGCTATAACACGAGCTATAGGCGCCAAAACCAACAAGCGACCCCGACACTGCTGACAGCGGACCCTGGGGATTCATACAAGGGGAGTGCCCCTCTAAGACCATTTTCCAGTTACTTTAACATCAGGTTAACGTAAGAAAAATCTCGGCGATTAACTGCCAGTTAGCTGGGTCTACATTACCCGCCtaggtgaaaatgaaaacatgcacaaagGTAGCAAAATTCACCTGAAAACGGATTAATATTATGCATTTAAGACTAAAGTCTTAATTTTACCGAAACCAAACGTATTGTAAGACTCCTTCATGTCGGCCATATTTGTTTGTAATTAGCATGatttggaaacacctgtgtcaATTACCGAGTTAACTTTTGTAAAAGGGGATTTATATCAACTTGAATATCTGATTGCGTATTGTTCAGTGGTATCGTTACATTTGTCTGTAATGTCATCCACGCTGACGTAACTTAAGCCATTGCTTAACATAGGAGTACGCACAGATAATATCCAAAACAGTCGTTTGGGTCGTTCTTGAGGATTAATGTCATCCACCGTCCATTAACGTTAGACATACTCGCTTATCCTTGCTGGCAGCGAGGCGAGTAGAGCATTAAATAGTATACGCCCAAAATTAACGCCCTAACTACGTAAGCCTCAAAACTAGAAACAGTGGCTTGTCGGATATATGTGTCAAAAAATATAATTCACCGTTAAATATGGACGTTTTAAAAGCATACTCACTTCTACCCAGATGAAACTGGGCCAACATTAATGTGAAGGCCGTGGACTTGCGTTGTCTCCTCAGGCTCAGCTCTCGGCCTCGGCTCGCACCCCTCGTCGTTGTTTCTGTTGGTTACATGTTCGTCTGCAGCCACGTTTTCAAATTTGGAGCCCACTGTTGACTGTGTGACGTGTTTCCGTTTTGGCGTCCCGCTTACTTCCGTGTGTGGTTACCGTAGTAACAGACTCCGCTTTGCAGCTAGGAGCCCAACAATAGCAGGTAAAGTTATTTCTTTAaagtgtattattttattttcctcataTGAACATATAATTTATCACGTTCCTTTAGCGCTAACGCCATCTAAATTATCAATATCGTTAAGTTGGAGAGAGCTAGCAATAATTATATAGCTATCGTTAAGATCTTCATTGTTTGACATATTAACTGAGTAAACTGAAATTCTTTTTAGGCATGAGTGCAGatgcatttttctctcttcaaaACCAGTCCACCACCGCTGACTACAGTGGGAAGGTCCCAGTGGAGCACCTGGACTatgattacataaaaaaatgcaaagatgTCAAATACCTGGAGAAAATCTTAAAAgtactgaggtagaaaaacacaaaactgaggTTGAGATGTGAAGATGTCTGATTGTGTATGTTCATCAAACCTTTTCTTCCATTCCTTCGTTAGTGAACTTTCCTCCACTAAGATATTTCTATCGTCATAAGAAAATGTATATGCACT
Protein-coding regions in this window:
- the fbxo43 gene encoding F-box only protein 43 — translated: MQCTPESNLYHESCKGQEHCYDDCSDSGYSGLFHSPQSSSGADSCRSLSPVEFNETPKENLRLSVTPKERTRGPVRFLSKDSRGVQRPSAVSWCETPKRDSSLRHRLQMCRPTTAVKNDNTRSPCTRKTESSIWLSASFDSLDTVTGALASSTLKLQQDLPLSGRKRRLFFMQVRTSTLEDGKLNSGCLSTFERRGSLSDADFSESISASDQVTVETPCFSKFLPGSSKENSQSPISGVRKNLYDSSSVLCTPSSTHTPKYIRSVSQDSGFGSLTLDKSQDSSVDHDGSFQELLLSVSRGNSETPNLPETKWHSRLQRQHRLSTLKEGGSQSEEDPTDRKHVHLHQCHSHSKEDEVFVDSATPHSGLSFRCGNSMTSDSFASTKQDYATPLRATTTKPENMTPFGTAPGNPDVTPLRTTPVNLSLTPALQLVHAMCQQKAQMFVGQSPSLKEQLKSTAALTETPVAFRTTMPLAGLIGRKMGLGKVDILTELKKRNLRHILAFILSHLAPESIYRCGQVCKSWNEIIQQDKRARFKRTAHLSEVEAALELGGAVHVPDAETRLTLSKRSALKTVQAQSRTSSYCTPQSGNSTLTSLQRSSSGKREKFLEVAKTLFNDECLKPCPRCEHPARCHSVKGEGVCSRADCGFQFCTACLCAFHGSRECGSQSVSRRKKDILLPGSAQSKRNVRRL